The sequence GCAATCTTACCATTCAAACTCTATACCTCCTTGATGGTTTTTGGTGGTGCCAACTCCATGATAGCCCGAACCTTGTCTGGACTGACCTCGATATCCCTCTGGATCACCATGAATCCGAGGAACTTTCCAGTCGTTACTCTGAACATACATTTCCTGGGATTCAATTTCATGTTATAGAGCCTAAGCATCTCAAAGGTCTCCCTCAGGTCGTTGAGGTGGTCATCCTCCCGTACACTTTTTATcagcatatcatctacgtacACCTCAACATTCCTCCCAATCTGGTGTGCAAACATTCTGTTCATAAGCCTCTGATATGTCGCGCCTGCATTCTTGAGGCCAAACGACATCACCTTATAATAGAAGAGTCCCTGGCTTGTGATGAaagaggtcttctcctgatcagctTCGTCTAGCTTTATTTGGTTATATCCAGAAAATGCATCCATTAAGCTTAATAGTTGGTGCCTTGCCGATGAATCTACCAAGACATCGATCCTTGGGAGCGGGTAGCTGTCCTTGGGACATACtctgttcaaatctgtgaagtcaacgcacatcctccactttcCGTTGGTTTTCTTCACCATTACTATGTTGGCCAGCCAGTCGGGGTAGTACACTTCTCGTATGAACCTTGCTTCCTGCAACTTGCGAACTTCTTCAACTATGGCCCTATCCCTTTCTTGAGCGaacacacacttttttttggTGAACAGGAGAGAAAGTAGGTAAAACGTTTAGCTTGTGAACAATGACGGAAGGGTCGATTCCTGGTATGTCctcatggctccatgcgaagACGTCCTGGTTATCTCTTAGGAATGACTTTATGTCCTGACGAACTGATAGGCTAGCAAGAGTACCTATTTTTGTCGTCCGTTCGGGCTTGGTATCGTCAAGAGGCACCTCTTTGATTCCTTCTACTGACTCTGCCGCTGCCCGCCGTTCCTCTATACACATCGCTGGCAAATGGTCGTGTATTTCGAGTATGGCAATGTAGCATTCGCGTGCTGCTATCTGATCACCGCGTAACTCCCTTACCCCGTTTTCGGTCGGGAACTTGAGCAtcaggtggtaggtagaggttagaGCCTTCCACGAATTGAGGGTAAGGCGGCCCAAAATAGCATTGTAAGCTGATGAGCAGTCTACTACTAGGAATGTAACATCTTTGGTGATTTGCTGGGGGTAATCGCCAACCATAATGGATAAGGTGACCGCGCCTAGTGGGTATACCTTTGTacctccaaagccaacgagTGGCGCGTCAGTCGGGATCAGTCATTCTCTCCCAATCCTCATTTGTTGAAATGCTGGGTAATAGAGTATGTCAGCGGAGCTGCCGTTATCTACCAAGACCCTGTGAGTGTTGTAGTTGCCAATTCGTATACTTACGACAACGAGTGGCGCGTCGTCGTATGAACCTTGCTTCCTGCAACTTGCGAACTTCTTCAACTATGGCCCTGTCCCTTTCTTGAGCGAACACACACTTGTTTTTGGTGAACAGGAGAGAAAGTAGGTAAAACGTTTAGCTTGTGAACAATGACGGAAGGGTCGATTCCTGGTATGTCctcatggctccatgcgaagACGTCCTGGTTATCTCTTAGGAATGACTTTATGTCCTGACGAACTGATAGGCTAGCAAGAGTACCTATTTTTGTCGTCCGTTCGGGCTTGGTATCTTCAAGAGGCACCTCTTTGATTCCTTCTATTGACTCTGCCGCTGCCCGCCGTTCCTCTATACACATCGTTGGCAAATGGTCGTGTATTTCGAGTATGGCAATGTAGCATTCGCGTGCTGCTATCTGATCACCGCGTAACTCCCTTACCCC comes from Castanea sativa cultivar Marrone di Chiusa Pesio chromosome 3, ASM4071231v1 and encodes:
- the LOC142628594 gene encoding uncharacterized protein LOC142628594, translated to MVGDYPQQITKDVTFLVVDCSSAYNAILGRLTLNSWKALTSTYHLMLKFPTENGVRELRGDQIAARECYIAILEIHDHLPAMCIEERRAAAESVEGIKEVPLDDTKPERTTKIGTLASLSVRQDIKSFLRDNQDVFAWSHEDIPGIDPSVICVFAQERDRAIVEEVRKLQEARFIREVYYPDWLANIVMVKKTNGKWRMCVDFTDLNRVCPKDSYPLPRIDVLVDSSARHQLLSLMDAFSGYNQIKLDEADQEKTSFITSQGLFYYKVMSFGLKNAGATYQRLMNRMFAHQIGRNVEVYVDDMLIKSVREDDHLNDLRETFEMLRLYNMKLNPRKCMFRVTTGKFLGFMVIQRDIEVSPDKVRAIMELAPPKTIKEEAEGNYQWMIYTDGSAIKHTGGAGIVLFTPEGDEVQCMIRLNFPVTNNEAEYEALIARLDLARAAGATSAMVHCDSRVVTSQNTSCCECRGEWMKEYLEQVKRRMHNMNVEFVQIPREENEQAFLDLPRQHQQITCLPRAKYSSLFAHNKRSQRARDRNRGKLDNTDHLLPEGWIVDLYGIPMVLVSDNKKQSDNDAFRDFCSQLRIKNHYSSPSHPQANGQVEVTNRTLLKIIKTRLEEAKEIWPEELPSVLWAYRTTVRTPTRETPFRQRGSHSS